The Lagopus muta isolate bLagMut1 chromosome 4, bLagMut1 primary, whole genome shotgun sequence genome has a window encoding:
- the SMARCA5 gene encoding LOW QUALITY PROTEIN: SWI/SNF-related matrix-associated actin-dependent regulator of chromatin subfamily A member 5 (The sequence of the model RefSeq protein was modified relative to this genomic sequence to represent the inferred CDS: deleted 2 bases in 1 codon) yields MCAPAELPAGFACAPVTPPRWSRLLPPPPPPRAALSTRRSVTGPHSRSCARGSPAPVRLLRGRAREGGCERSGANGRPRRRKRRAARDALAPAAPHVEAGLSRERVAGSVPGWWDPAEKAGAAAGRASVAGRAPGSDRSGPTPPPGRPPRARSQPGAGPARVPPERRLWRGIMSAGQQGPPPPDEPPAPPGAGGGEAAGTAPAGPAGAGAAMEESFNDASPGKPKEIQEADPTYEEKMQTDRANRFEYLLKQTELFAHFIQPAAQKTPTSPLKMKPGRPRIKKDEKQNLLSVGDYRHRRTEQEEDEELLTESSKTTNVCTRFEESPSYVKWGKLRDYQVRGLNWLISLYENGINGILADEMGLGKTLQTISLLGYMKHYRNIPGPHMVLVPKSTLHNWMNEFKRWVPTLRAVCLIGDKDQRAAFVRDVLLPGEWDVCVTSYEMLIKEKSVFKKFNWRYLVIDEAHRIKNEKSKLSEIVREFKTTNRLLLTGTPLQNNLHELWALLNFLLPDVFNSSEDFDSWFDTNNCLGDQKLVERLHMVLRPFLLRRIKADVEKSLPPKKEVKIYVGLSKMQREWYTRILMKDIDILNSAGKLDKMRLLNILMQLRKCCNHPYLFDGAEPGPPYTTDMHLVTNSGKMVVLDKLLPKLKEQGSRVLIFSQMTRVLDILEDYCMWRNYEYCRLDGQTPHDERQASINAYNEPGSSKFVFMLSTRAGGLGINLATADVVILYDSDWNPQVDLQAMDRAHRIGQTKTVRVFRFITDNTVEERIVERAEMKLRLDSIVIQQGKLVDQNLNKLGKDEMLQMIRHGATHVFASKESEITDEDIDHILERGAKKTAEMNEKLSKMGESSLRNFTMDTESSVYNFEGEDYREKQKMAFTEWIEPPKRERKANYAVDAYFREALRVSEPKAPKAPRPPKQPNVQDFQFFPPRLFELLEKEILYYRKTIGYKVPRNPDLPNAAQAQKEEQLKIDEAEPLNDEELEEKEKLLTQGFTNWNKRDFNQFIKANEKWGRDDIENIAREVEGKTPEEVIEYSAVFWERCNELQDIEKIMAQIERGEARIQRRISIKKALDTKIGRYKAPFHQLRISYGTNKGKNYTEEEDRFLICMLHKLGFDKENVYDELRQCIRNSPQFRFDWFLKSRTAMELQRRCNTLITLIERENMELEEKEKAEKKKRGPKPSSAQKRKMDGTPDGRGRKKKLKL; encoded by the exons ATGTGTGCCCCGGCCGAGCTACCAGCCGGCTTTGCCTGCGCACCCGTGACGCCACCGCGCTGGTCCCGCCTCCTTCCCCCGCCCCCCCCACCGCGCGCGGCCCTCAGCACGCGGCGCTCCGTTACCGGCCCGCACAGCCGTTCGTGCGCGCGAGGCAGCCCCGCCCCCGTCCGGCTGTTGCGTGGCCGCGCTCGCGAAGGCGGGTGCGAGAGGAGCGGCGCCAACGGCCGCccaaggaggaggaagaggagg gcgGCTCGCGACGCGCTCGCTCCCGCCGCGCCGCACGTTGAGGCCGGGCTCTCGCGAGAGCGGGTTGCCGGCTCGGTTCCTGGTTGGTGGGATCCCGCCGAGAAAGCCGGGGCGGCAGCGGGACGGGCCTCTGTCGCCGGTCGCGCACCGGGCTCTGATCGCAGCGGCCCGACCCCGCCGCCGGGCCGCCCGCCGCGGGCGCGCAGCCAGCCGGGCGCTGGCCCGGCCCGCGTCCCGCCCGAGCGCCGTCTGTGGAGAGGGATCATGTCCGCCGGGCAGCAGGGACCGCCGCCGCCGGACGAGCCGCCCGCGCCGCCGGGGGCCGGCGGCGGAGAGGCGGCGGGGACGGCTCCCGCCGGGCCCGCTGGAGCCGGCGCCGCGATGGAG GAATCTTTTAATGATGCGTCACCaggaaaaccaaaagaaatccAGGAAGCAGATCCTACATATGAAGAGAAAATG CAAACAGACAGAGCAAACAGATTTGAGTATCTGTTGAAGCAGACTGAGCTGTTTGCTCACTTCATTCAGCCTGCTGCTCAGAAAACTCCAACTTCACCTTTGAAAATGAAACCAGGACGTCCACGAATAAAGAAGGATGAGAAGCAGAACTTGCTGTCAGTTGGCGA CTATCGCCATCGTAGAACAGAACAGGAAGAAGATGAGGAGCTGTTAACAGAAAGCTCCAAGACAACCAATGTCTGCACTCGGTTCGAAGAATCTCCATCAT ATGTTAAGTGGGGAAAGCTGCGTGATTATCAGGTCCGAGGATTGAACTGGCTCATTTCTTTATATGAAAATGGCATCAATGGTATCCTAGCAGATGAAATG GGTCTTGGGAAGACACTGCAGACAATCTCTCTCCTTGGATATATGAAACACTACAGAAATATTCCTGGTCCTCACATGGTGTTAGTTCCCAAGTCCACCCTACATAACTGGATGAATGAATTCAAGAGATGGGTACCTACGCTTCGAGCAGTGTGCTTGATAGGTGACAAAGACCAGCGA GCTGCCTTTGTCAGAGACGTGTTGTTGCCAGGAGAGTGGGATGTCTGTGTCACGTCGTATGAAATGCttatcaaagaaaaatcagtattcAAGAAGTTTAACTGGAGATATTTAGTCATAGATGAAGCCCACAGGATTAAAAACGAAAAATCAAAG TTATCAGAAATAGTGAGAGAATTCAAGACCACAAATCGGCTGCTGCTAACTGGAACTCCACTTCAGAACAACTTACATGAACTCTGGGCGCTTCTTAACTTCCTTTTGCCAGACGTCTTCAATTCGTCTGAA GACTTTGACTCATGGTTTGATACGAACAACTGTCTAGGGGATCAAAAGTTGGTGGAGCGTCTCCATATG GTCTTACGACCATTCCTTTTACGTCGCATTAAGGCTGATGTAGAGAAAAGTTTACCTCCAAAGAAGGAAGTGAAAATTTACGTGGGTCTCAGCAAAATGCAACGAGAATG GTATACAAGAATCTTAATGAAGGATATAGATATTTTGAATTCTGCTGGAAAGCTGGACAAAATGAGACTGCTGAATATCCTAATGCAACTGCGAAAATGTTGCAATCATCCCTATCTCTTTGACGGAGCAGAACCTGGTCCACCTTACACAACAGATATGCATTTGGTCACCAACAGTGGCAAGATGGTAGTACTGGACAAATTACTACCAAAGCTGAAAGAGCAAG GTTCACGAGTCTTAATCTTCAGCCAGATGACCAGAGTCCTGGATATCTTGGAAGATTATTGTATGTGGCGAAATTATGAGTACTGTAGACTGGACGGACAAACACCTCATGACGAAAGACAg GCTTCTATTAATGCATATAACGAACCTGGTAGCTCGAAATTTGTCTTCATGTTGAGTACACGGGCTGGAGGTCTTGGAATCAATTTGGCTACCGCTGATGTTGTAATTCTGTACGATTCAGACTGGAATCCACAAGTAGATCTTCAGGCTATG GATCGAGCTCACAGAATTGGTCAAACAAAGACTGTAAGAGTGTTCAGATTTATCACAGACAATACAGTGGAAGAAAGGATAGTGGAGCGTGCAGAAATGAAACTCCGCCTCGATTCCATAGTCATTCAGCAAGGCAA ACTGGTGGATCAAAATTTGAATAAACTTGGGAAGGATGAAATGCTGCAAATGATTCGACACGGAGCGACGCATGTGTTTGCCTCCAAGGAGAGTGAGATTACAGATGAAGATATAGATCACATTTTGGAAAGAGGTGCAAAAAAG ACTGCAGAAATGAACGAAAAACTTTCCAAGATGGGTGAAAGCTCACTCAGAAATTTCACGATGGATACAGAATCCAGCGTATATAATTTTGAAGGGGAGGactacagagaaaaacagaag ATGGCATTTACAGAGTGGATTGAACCACCTAAACGAGAAAGAAAGGCCAATTACGCCGTGGACGCTTACTTCAGAGAGGCTCTTCGAGTCAGCGAGCCAAAAGCACCCAAG GCACCACGGCCTCCAAAACAGCCAAATGTACAGGACTTTCAGTTCTTTCCTCCACGACTCTTTGAACTACTGGAAAAAGAGATTCTCTACTACAGGAAAACAATCGGGTACAAG GTACCTCGTAATCCTGATCTTCCGAATGCAGCCCAAGCGCAAAAGGAAGAGCAGCTTAAGATTGATGAAGCTGAACCTCTTAATGACGAAGaactagaagaaaaagagaagcttCTCACCCAG GGATTTACTAACTGGAATAAGAGAGATTTTAACCAGTTCATCAAAGCTAATGAGAAGTGGGGCCGTGACGATATTGAAAATATAGCACGAGAAGTAGAAGGAAAAACCCCGGAGGAAGTCATTGAGTATTCAG ctgtgttctgggaAAGGTGCAACGAACTTCAAGACATAGAGAAGATCATGGCTCAGATAGAAAGAGGAGAAGCCAGAATTCAGAGACGGATCAGCATAAAAAAAGCACTTGATACGAAG attGGCAGATACAAAGCCCCTTTCCACCAGCTAAGAATATCGTATGGTACTAACAAAGGGAAGAATTACACTGAAGAGGAGGATCGCTTTTTAATCTGCATGCTTCACAAGCTAGGATTTGATAAAGAGAACGTCTACGATGAATTAAGACAGTGTATCCGAAACTCCCCCCAGTTCAGATTTGACTGGTTTCTCAAGTCTAGAACTGCTATG GAGCTACAGAGGAGATGCAATACTTTAATCACCCTGATTGAAAGAGAGAACatggaactggaagaaaaggaaaaggcagagaagaagaaacGCGGACCAAAACCATCTTCG GCACAGAAGCGCAAAATGGATGGTACTCCTGACGGTcgtggaagaaaaaagaagctaaAGCTGTGA